A single genomic interval of Gossypium raimondii isolate GPD5lz chromosome 11, ASM2569854v1, whole genome shotgun sequence harbors:
- the LOC105804724 gene encoding probable transcription factor At3g04930, whose translation MASEQYGAVFEVSQDDDDEPSSSDNEINENDDVLNGNEDVLNDEEDEVLLEEEEDINSPSLLPQPIPSQVSFASVPAVPLAVPSAAAVTIAAISTDELPPDSKSQRVDSVVAEKKTPPPQQLDDSRRLFQRLWTDEDEIELLQGFLDYTMLKTSSNPSSTSHHHHQDTALFYDQIKSKLQLDFNKNQLVEKLRRLKKKYRNVISKISSGKEFSFKSPHDQATFEISRRIWSDGVSKVEDNVLDDDENNNNNNASLIDESGEKKNLTQKPAATKKRSRNKGVKMEEKIDVNDGIVHIDSNSNDRVNNDNGNVEALGGGSSGGGANTGAAGVIEETVRSCVTPLFKELLGSVLGGGGGYGGRGISGLVMNAIPLCLGGGGGNGEWMDERWRKLQIMELEVYSKRVELVQDEIKAALEELRSMNR comes from the coding sequence ATGGCTTCGGAGCAGTACGGCGCCGTTTTCGAGGTATCTCAGGACGACGACGACGAACCTTCTTCCTCCGATAACGAGATCAACGAAAATGACGACGTCCTTAACGGTAACGAAGACGTTTTGAACGATGAAGAAGACGAGGTATTGTTAGAGGAAGAAGAAGACATAAATTCCCCTTCTTTACTCCCTCAACCGATCCCTTCCCAAGTATCCTTCGCCTCAGTCCCTGCCGTTCCTCTCGCCGTCCCCTCCGCCGCCGCCGTAACCATCGCCGCCATCTCGACCGACGAATTGCCTCCTGATTCCAAAAGCCAACGCGTCGATTCCGTCGTGGCGGAGAAGAAAACTCCGCCGCCGCAGCAATTGGACGATTCGCGACGGTTATTTCAACGGTTATGGACCGACGAAGACGAGATCGAGCTTCTCCAAGGGTTCCTCGATTACACAATGTTGAAAACGAGCTCAAATCCTTCTTCTACTTCTCACCATCACCATCAAGATACGGCTTTGTTTTACGATCAAATCAAATCGAAACTCCAGCTGGATTTCAACAAGAATCAATTAGTGGAGAAGCTTCGAAGGTTGAAGAAGAAATATAGGAACGTGATTAGCAAGATCAGTTCAGGTAAAGAATTTTCCTTCAAAAGCCCTCATGATCAAGCTACTTTTGAAATTTCTAGAAGGATCTGGAGTGATGGTGTTAGCAAAGTAGAAGATAATGTCTTAGATGATGacgaaaataacaataataacaacgCTAGTTTGATCGATGAAAGTGGAGAGAAAAAGAATTTGACACAGAAACCAGCAGCCACGAAGAAAAGGTCGAGGAATAAAGGAGTGAAAATGGAGGAAAAAATAGATGTAAACGATGGAATTGTGCATATAGATAGTAACTCTAATGATAGGGTTAATAATGATAATGGTAATGTAGAAGCACTTGGTGGTGGTAGCAGTGGAGGAGGAGCTAACACGGGGGCGGCCGGGGTCATAGAGGAGACCGTGAGGAGTTGTGTAACACCCTTGTTTAAGGAGTTGTTAGGTAGTGTACTGGGAGGAGGAGGGGGATATGGAGGAAGAGGGATCAGTGGATTGGTGATGAATGCAATTCCATTGTGTTTGGGCGGCGGTGGGGGCAACGGGGAATGGATGGATGAAAGATGGAGAAAGCTGCAGATAATGGAGTTGGAAGTTTATTCGAAACGGGTGGAGCTGGTGCAGGATGAGATTAAGGCGGCTTTGGAGGAGCTCCGGTCGATGAATAGGTGA
- the LOC105804725 gene encoding uncharacterized protein LOC105804725, giving the protein MASATARLIFPLHHLTQSCPKPKKPNLFPFHKLLSRIPPNILQTHRNQPHFTVRSIDVSKEDSQETPTSDPDNKQSPSVEETSGGEETIDKRRLEEKFAVLNTGIYECRSCGFKYDEAVGDPSYPIPPGFQFDKLPDDWRCPTCGAAKSFFESKSVEIAGFAQNQQFGLGGNALTSGQKALLIYGSLFFFFVLFLSGYFLQ; this is encoded by the coding sequence ATGGCATCTGCAACAGCAAGACTCATTTTTCCTCTTCACCACTTAACCCAATCTTGTCCCAAGCCCAAAAAACCTAATCTCTTTCCCTTCCATAAACTCCTCTCCAGAATTCCTCCCAACATCCTCCAAACCCATAGAAACCAACCCCATTTCACCGTTCGTTCCATTGATGTCTCAAAAGAAGACAGTCAAGAAACCCCAACTTCTGACCCAGATAACAAACAATCTCCATCAGTGGAAGAAACAAGTGGGGGAGAAGAGACGATTGACAAACGCAGGTTAGAAGAGAAGTTTGCAGTGTTGAACACAGGGATATATGAGTGCAGGTCATGTGGGTTCAAGTATGATGAAGCAGTGGGTGATCCTTCCTATCCAATTCCACCAGGGTTTCAGTTTGATAAGTTGCCTGATGATTGGAGATGCCCTACCTGTGGGGCTGCAAAGTCTTTCTTTGAGAGTAAGAGTGTTGAGATTGCTGGGTTTGCTCAGAATCAGCAGTTTGGTTTAGGAGGCAATGCTCTTACTTCTGGTCAAAAAGCCCTCTTAATTTATGGCAGtttgttcttcttctttgtGCTCTTCTTGAGTGGCTACTTTTTGCAATAG